Below is a genomic region from Raphanus sativus cultivar WK10039 chromosome 4, ASM80110v3, whole genome shotgun sequence.
AACCACGACCACGACCCATATTTCTTCCTCTTTTACATCATACATGCTCATATCATATAGTACATTTCGTACCATATCATTACATCATACTTATATCATCAAATTATTTCTTATATACATGTcatacatctatcttattaaaacagaaacattggacctaacatttattttgtaagtttttaaattaaatacacttttatactttataattaaacctacattaaatcactaatattcctttctttatactactatcaatgtttccaaacaatatacttatttctttatactactatcaatgtttccaaacaatatatttttatactactatcaatgtttccaaacaatatatttttataaaataactaatatttttagtaattaatcttagttattaattttgttattttatatctatcattttctctttaaaattttgtagaaacgtcataattcataaattgcaaaatgataaactttaaaatttggattataagattacaaattatgaaactattacaatttaaatcaaatcagattacatatcggtcattcatcagttcaatcggttagtctcggatttttgtgatttttttaatatgaatatttttaaaatctaaattgaattgtcagatcttcgGAATAACCGGTATAGTCACAATCGGTTggatttaaaaacactgatttaaatgcaaaaatattttaaatacactttttaaaaattaccaaaatatttgttaagttattaatgaaatttttcatcgtaaaatattccgcgcttccaaagcgcgggtcaagatctagtatatgATATAACCAATTATCATTTCACACAACTTATTACTATCAGTCAATAAATCATATAATCATAGAATTCCTAACTAACAATAAATCTAAGCCTACATATCACAACTCATGTAgtataatagaaaatatgataaaacaaTATGGTTTTCTCCATTTCTTTCCTCGGACAGATTTGTCATTTCAGATTTAACTGCTCGCTTTTCCATGTTCCCGAACTCCATACCATCTCTTCTTCTACATGGACATATATCCACGAGTCAAGGATGTTACTGCTAAATCTAAGCTCAGTCCGAACTCATTTTCGAACCAAACAAGACAATTCATCAAACATATCACTCTGTTTATAGTGCATCAAACTGGTTCAGAAAGACATGAATAACTACTAATTCGACCGTCCACTTCACAATCTCCCGTTGATTGTGAAGTCGGATATTTCATGATTATCTCTACCAAGTATCAACTCGATAAAGATTCATTTACCTTGTCAAGCGGACTCTTAAAATGCTGCAATATACAACAGTTTCTGCAGATTTAAATTACTTTGGGCCAACTTTGAAGGTGATTTACTAATTGATCATATCTCTGATGCGTACTCGATGGATTCTATGAACTCTATGCAAGGAGATCTTTCCATATCTTACTTGTTTGTGATCCACTTCCTTTTATTCTGACCATAATCCTCTCCTAAAGTAGCTTACCTGTACACTATTTCATGGTTCAAGTTGCAGGTTTTTTGTCAAATTTACCAGAATCTTGTTGAACAAGCAAAAGACACATCAACTGATTATTACCTCTTCCGGTAGTACTGTTAGTCCGAACAGTTTCTCCAACACGTACTCTGTCGGAAACCACCTCCTTCCTAATCTTGTTTTCTCAAATCAGACCAGAACACCTCGTACAAAACCCCAACtcaaaactaagaaaaaaaacagatgaaaACACTTAAAATTATTCtggtattagaactagggatgggcatttcggtttaatttcgggtttggtttgggttcggtttggtttgggtaatttgggttttataaaactcaaaccaattaaaaccaaagtagctttggtttgggttcggtttgggtttaattcggttcggttcagttcggtttggtttagatttagttcggtttacattattatagtctagtttggttcggtatagttcggattggttataaaatatgaaggcatcagttttatacttttattaaaaataatcaactcataaacgataaagtgagaatataaaaacttatgctacataattttatatataatagtattatttaaatcatatttgaatcgtatttatGTATTTATGCTACATAATTTTacaatagtaaaaatatatatgatatatatatatatatatatatatatatatatatatatatatatatattatatatatatatatatatatatatatatatatattggattatcgtttggttcggtttggttcggtttaaacccaaaccaagccaaaccgttcgggttgagtaaaatatgaaccaattgggttacataaagaacacggtttggtttggttcagtttaacTTCAGTTTGGTTGGTTAGGTTCgattcggtttggattttttgcccacccctaattaGAACAATAAGAAACTTGCAACCTATGTTGCAAATACAAACTGAAAAAAGAAACAGTATCTTAGATACAAGgtaaaccaaaaagaaaaccaaacgAAATCATCACCGATTAACAAAATCACAACATTTATCTTTTGTCAGCAAATTATAAGCATTCGCTAACAATACTCGGTAATCATATAAGTACATAAAGCGAAAAAccacacattaaaaaaaaaaccacataTTGTGAAACGATGTTTTAGAGGTCTGAGAATGAGCTTTTAAGTAGGTTTCAAAGTTTGTAGAAGAAAACCATAAACACTTCAACGTCTTACTGTTCTTCTGGTTTTAAAAAACCTCTCTCTCACTGAGATTAACTCCTTTCTAGCTTCACTCACAGCCAATCGGTTTGTAGGAGATTCTTCAGAACACCGTAGTCCCACCTCCAGAACCAGCGTCAAACACTCAGCAATAGGGAAACCGACTCGGAGACCATTATTAAGAATGGACTCGTCTGTTATATCCAACACTCCTTCTGGCAATGCAGATTTGATGTAGCTGTGTAGGCTAAAGTTTCCCTCCAAAAAATGACTGGTTGGTCGTTTCCCGGTGATCATTTCCAAAAGTAAAATCCCAAAGCTATACACATCACCATGTATTGACGGCTGTCCTCCCACTCCATACTCTGCACCATAATTCATGTAAGCAGTAGTCTAACAAATACTCAATTTGTTTTACTTAGCATGTAAAGTTAAtaaaatttgcattgaaattttaaaacatatttattttgaaacatgaaaaagaaacaacaattttttttcttaaaacataaGAGATGTGTGATAGTTTCACCTGGTGCGGCATAGCCGATTGTTCCTCTAACACCAGCGGAACTTAGTTGGTTGAAGAATGACTCCTGATCAAAGTTGAGAAGACGAGCGAGACCGAAGTCGCTAACATGTGCAGTCATATCATCATCTAAGAGAACATTGCTTGGCTTAATATCGCAATGAGCGATAGCTTCAAAGcaatgaagatgaagatacTCCAAAACAAAAGCTACATCTACGGCAATGTTGAGCCTCTCAAGAAGTGTCAAGGCTCTTGAGGGCCTATGAGTCTCTTCCACTTCCTCCTGGTGCAGCCACATATCAAGGTTTCCATTAGGCATGAACTCATAGATTAGTGCTTTGAATTCGTTTCCTTGAAAGTCAGTACTCGAACAGGCCGTCAGTAGGTTCACAAGGTTACGATGCCTTATACCCTTGAGGGATTCACATTCTGCAATAAAGCTCTTCATTGCTCCACGTCTCTGCATGTTTAAAACTTTCACAGCAACAACCTTGTTCTCCGCAGGGAAGGAGGCTTTAAACACGGTACCAAAACTTCCTGACCCAATCATATTGCCTGAAGAGAAGCCATCAGTCGCATTCTGGATCTCTCCATAACTcatcctctcatggaagacctCCAGTGTGGAAGTAGCTGAGTTATTGGTTTGCtggttcttctttctttttctgaacaAACATAGACAAACTGAAGCAACGAACAACAGCAAGAGAAACGATATGCCAATGCTTACTCCAATCTTTACATTTCTTGAACCATATGAATGCTTTGAACTGGAGGAATGGTTTGATCCCCTTGAGCATGGCTTGAGTTTCAACTCCTTGATGCCTCCACAGAgatttttgtttccaaatataGAAACTATAGAAGCATTCTGAAATTTTCCTTCTGTTGGAACGCTCCCCTCGAAATTGTTAAAAGATAGATTGAGATATCCCAACGAAGAGAAATTTGCAAGATATGCAGGTATACTTCCAAAGAGACTATTACTGGAGAAATCAACTGCTTTAAGACCAACTAACCCCCGTATATCCGGAATAACTCCATCAAAACTATTTCCTTGCAGGAAAAGTGTTTCCAGCGAGAGACAGTTTCCCAAAGTTTGTGGAAGTTGTCccgataatttattatttgcaGCCCATAGATCAACAAGATTTTCAAGTCGTCCAACATCTTCTGGTAGAGAGCCGGTCAAAGAATTACCTGACACATCTAGTATAACAAGGGATTGAATTCGCATAATATCCTCAGGTATAGTCCCACGCAACTTATTAGACATAATCAATAAGTGTAGTAGTGAAGTACAGTTACCGAGACTCCGTGTAATGGTTCCTTCAAAGCTATTGTTGGCCACGTATAGTTTTTCTAATCGAGTGAGGTTTCCAATAGAAGATGGTATATCTCCAGATATACTATTATAACCGAGATCTAATGCCTGTAATCGTAAAAGTTTACTAATAGAGGTCGTGAGTAAACCTGTTAACATATTTCCTCCTAAAGAAAGCCCTTGTAGGCTTATGAGATTCCCAATTCCGTGAGGAATGCTTCCAGAGATGACATTTTCTTGAAGGTCTAAAAATCGGAGGTGTGTGGAGAGATTTGCAAGGGAGCTGGGCAAGTGGCCACCAAGCGTACTTTTACTAGCGGATAAAGTTACTAGCTGGGTGCAGTTAGTTAAAGCATCAAGAAACTGAAGATCTCCAACccaaaaattattagaaaaaaacacaTATCGCAATTGCCGTAATTTTCCAATGCTCGAAGGAATACTTCCTGTCATGTTGTTGTCATTGATTAACAAATTTTGAAGAGACGATATATTGGCAAGTGTTGCTGGAATGGCTCCTTTGAAATAATTATATCCCATATATAACTTCACTAGGTTTGGTAGCAGTTTACCAAAATCAGTTCTCAAGAACCCCGAGAAATAATTATTAGGTATGATTAAATACTCCAGTGATGAGAAATTGTATATTGCGTGAGGAAACCCACCAGAGAACTCGTTCCCTGCTAAACTGAAAACGACCATTCGATTCAGTCTAGCTATATCACCCGGGATTTCTCCTTCTACACGGTTATCATATAATTGAAACTCCGTGAGTGATGTCAAGTTTCCAAGAGATGGAGGGAGCTTCCCTGTCAAGTTGTTTTCACCAAGATTCAACATGACAAGCTTCTTCAATGACCCTAGCTCCGAATGAACACCTCCTCCAAGAtgatttgaatttaaataaagaCGCAACAATCTAGAGCAGTTAAATATACCGATTGGAATCATTCCTCCTAGACCATTAGAGCTCATATCCAAGTAACGAAGTCTAAACAAGTTCCCCACCTCGTGAGGGATGGTTCCGCTAAAAGAGTTATTACTGAGATCGAGTGATATGAGAAAGGAAAGATTACCAATAGATGGTGATATCACCCCGCCCAATTGCGACCCTCCGAGGCCCAAACGAGTAACTCTCTTGTGTTTGACGCCGCATGTAACTCCTTTCCAGTTGCAGAGAGGGAATGAGCTATTCCATGAGAACAAGACAACTTGCGTGTCTTCTGAAACTTGAGATTTGAAGTCCAGCAATGCTCTACTATCAGTTTCATCAGTAAAACGATATGCTTCAAGTAACATGATAGCACTGAAAGAGTATAAAAGAAACaatctcatgtttttttttttgggttaaaagCTTTTCGTGTTTTGCAGACAAGTGAGAAGAGGCAAATGCAAAAAATCTCTTTGTCTTATTCTTGTTGAGAATGGTGAGCCAACTTGGGATATACACCATCGGCTCACAACCACATATACAAATGTATACGAAACTTCCACAGTGGTTTTATTATTAGAAATTGACCAAGTTTCGTGTTCAAAGGTTTTATTCCAGTGGTTTTATTAGTAGAAATTGAGCAAGTTTCGTGTTCGAAGGTTTTATTTGCGACGACTTGCAACATCATGTCCGTCTCGAACAAACCGATTGATTGAAGAGGAAAAATTCAAACCCTGCGCAAAGATCAGGCCTGGCTTAAAACTTATATGGGCCCTGTGCTGTAAGAAaattattgtaaaaaatattgtttaaaagACAGTGTGATATTCAAGTAGGAAAATATTAAATAGcttaagatataattttattttacaaattgaCAATAAAAAACACATGCTCGTTTATGGTGcttccttccttcttcattATTGTTCTTTGtctatttttggataaaaacaTTTTCTAAGAAACTAGGACCCTAAAACTTAATGAAATTGAGGACAAAAAATTTAGGACCATGGGCTTCTGTCCTTTTGGTAAACCCATAGAGCCGGTGCTGGCAAAGATCACTGATCAAGATAAGTGGACGAAAAAGCTGATCAAGATCTGCCTACCAACACTGCAGCAGGGAAACTGATACAATGAGCAACTTGATACTATACGGAAGACATGCAATGCAACATTATTGAGTCAGTAATTATacgtttgaacaacaggtcgcAACGACTCTGCAAATTCTTCGTCCACCAATACTTTAAACTTCGGAAGGAATTTTAACAGAGGACAGTAAGAAAAGCTACAAATGGGAGCATTGCTTAACAATGCAAATGGCTAAGAATACCTAAATAATAAGCTTGACATTGGCTCTTAGACTATGTGCAATGGACCAGTTGAGACATTTTTTGAACTGTTGAATTGGTACAattgtgcacaaaaaaaattggtacaATGGTAGTgttgaaaaaggaaaagagtATATGTGGATTAATCCAAATTGAATCTATTCAACTAGTTGAAAACATGAAAGTGTCAGACCTGATAAACAAAAGAGGAATGAAGGTTGACAATAGGTGTCAGACGTGTGGTATGGAAGGAGAATCTATCTTGCACGTTCTATTTCAATGTGATCCGGCAAGACAGGCTTGGCTCTATCGGGCACACCTAGACCGCTGATCAGCTTTGAGGAAGGAAGTTTAGCGAGCAACTTAAATTATCTCCTTAACTTGAAGATCAAGGAGCAGGGTGAGGGTAAGCCTCAGCGATCATGGCCATGGTTGATATGGAATATTTGGAAATCTAGGAACGAGCTGATTTTCAAAGGTTCGACATGGACACCTGAAGAGATTGTTGACAAAGCTGCTAAAGAAGCTGATGAATGGTTCCTTGCGCAAGAGGTGGAGGAAGAAACCCAAAAGGTAAGTGAACAG
It encodes:
- the LOC108854249 gene encoding probable LRR receptor-like serine/threonine-protein kinase At3g47570; protein product: MRLFLLYSFSAIMLLEAYRFTDETDSRALLDFKSQVSEDTQVVLFSWNSSFPLCNWKGVTCGVKHKRVTRLGLGGSQLGGVISPSIGNLSFLISLDLSNNSFSGTIPHEVGNLFRLRYLDMSSNGLGGMIPIGIFNCSRLLRLYLNSNHLGGGVHSELGSLKKLVMLNLGENNLTGKLPPSLGNLTSLTEFQLYDNRVEGEIPGDIARLNRMVVFSLAGNEFSGGFPHAIYNFSSLEYLIIPNNYFSGFLRTDFGKLLPNLVKLYMGYNYFKGAIPATLANISSLQNLLINDNNMTGSIPSSIGKLRQLRYVFFSNNFWVGDLQFLDALTNCTQLVTLSASKSTLGGHLPSSLANLSTHLRFLDLQENVISGSIPHGIGNLISLQGLSLGGNMLTGLLTTSISKLLRLQALDLGYNSISGDIPSSIGNLTRLEKLYVANNSFEGTITRSLGNCTSLLHLLIMSNKLRGTIPEDIMRIQSLVILDVSGNSLTGSLPEDVGRLENLVDLWAANNKLSGQLPQTLGNCLSLETLFLQGNSFDGVIPDIRGLVGLKAVDFSSNSLFGSIPAYLANFSSLGYLNLSFNNFEGSVPTEGKFQNASIVSIFGNKNLCGGIKELKLKPCSRGSNHSSSSKHSYGSRNVKIGVSIGISFLLLLFVASVCLCLFRKRKKNQQTNNSATSTLEVFHERMSYGEIQNATDGFSSGNMIGSGSFGTVFKASFPAENKVVAVKVLNMQRRGAMKSFIAECESLKGIRHRNLVNLLTACSSTDFQGNEFKALIYEFMPNGNLDMWLHQEEVEETHRPSRALTLLERLNIAVDVAFVLEYLHLHCFEAIAHCDIKPSNVLLDDDMTAHVSDFGLARLLNFDQESFFNQLSSAGVRGTIGYAAPEYGVGGQPSIHGDVYSFGILLLEMITGKRPTSHFLEGNFSLHSYIKSALPEGVLDITDESILNNGLRVGFPIAECLTLVLEVGLRCSEESPTNRLAVSEARKELISVRERFFKTRRTVRR